A window of bacterium genomic DNA:
GAACTCGCGCTCCAGCTCCTGAAGCGCCAGGCCTTTTTTCAATCGCGTCTGGGAGATATAACCCAGCTCGATCAGAATTTCACCCAGCCGCTTCCCCGGAAAGTTCTCCTGCCGGACTTTAGCCTCGGATAACTGGTCAGGGGAGATGTATCCGATATCCAAAAGCACCTGGCCGATCAGGTCTCTCTGGTCACTGATCAGGTTCATTTATAGCCTCGAAATCGAAGGGCTCCATGTTCATCCATTTTTTAATCCCATTTATTATCTCAGCTTCACGATCTTCTTCGACTCAGCATCATTGCCATCGAGCCTGAGGAAATACACCCCGGCTGATAGCCCTTGTCCGATCCGGTCGCCGCGGAAGGTTCCGACCCGCTGCCCGGCGACATCGTAGAGCGCAAAACTGTTTTTTTCATATCCAGTTACTGTCGTGAAGGACGTAAAAGGATTGGGAAAAGCAATTAGTCTGGTCGGTATCTGCGGCATGCGGTCCGCCGAGTTCTCATTTATTCCCAAAGCATTGCCCGTCGGGTTGCGTTTGTAATAGATCTCTCTGTTTCCCGTATAAGGATGACCATGGCGGCCGTCCTGCCAGACCATGTGCACCATTGTATCGCCGACCGCAATAGAAGGATATAATCCCGCTCCCGAGATAGTGTCCGTCGTGAGAACGGATTGTGCTGACCAGGTCGCTCCTCCGTCCGAAGAGAACTTATAGTATATGTTTGACCCTGGATACCCTTCGGGCGTACCTTCCCAGACTACGTGAACATTGAGGCCTGAAGCAGCTATTGTAGGAAAATTAGTCCTGTATATGCTATCGGATAATTGTTCTTCTTGAAGCCAGGTCATTCCGTGATCGATTGAACGTTTGTAGTAGATCTGTCCACTGGGCACCGCATCAAGCCAGACTACATGAATTATCGAATCGGACAGCGCATGGCAAGGATACAAAGTGAGATGCCAGGGAAGTAAATTTTCATCCTGAGACCATGTGACCCCCTGGTCTGAGGAGTGTTTGAAGCAAATATTATAATTGTATGTACTATTATATCTCTGCCATATAACATTAATATTCGAGCCGGATGCCGAAACTGAAGGCAGACCATCATTCTCCTGCGAAGAATCGGGATTCGTAAGCTTTATTGCGCCGGACCACGATACTCCCCCATCCGAAGAGCGGTTATACCGGATTTCTGTATGCGAATTCTGACCAATTGCTACCCAGACCACATGAATATATGAACCATAAGCAGCGATTGAGGGAGGCCACTGGAATCCGGTTCCGAGCGGTATTTCCAGGGTCCAGGTTAATCCTCCGTCACTCGAGAGTTTGTAAAAAATACCTGGGCTTCCTGAATGCTCATCATACCAGGCAACATGCACATTAGAACCCTCGACACAAACCGATGGTCGCCAGGATCTGTAGCCATCGCTGGCAGACAGACGAAGGTCCGCTGACCAGGTCGTTCCGCAATCCGTTGAACGCGTATAATAGACCTCTTCCGCATATTCTCCAGCATCGCGCGTGTCATACCAGACCACATGAATAGCACCATTGGGTCCTGCGGCGATGCAACGAGCATTGTTCATTGACATCAGGGACAGGCTATCATCATAAGTAAGGCGCACATCAGACTCCCACTGACCAAATAGCGGAACAGCGAGAATAAGCGCGGCAAGTGCTCCATATGCCGCGAATGCGAATACCTGAGAAGGCAAGCACCTGGCATAAATAGAGGATAACGGTTTCATGCCAAACCTCCACTTTAATTTCTAATTATCTTATTTTCACAATCCGGACAGTATTGCCGTTACCACATTCCGGCTTCACGAAATATATTCCCGCAACAAGCCCTTCTCCGATCCGGTCGCCGCGGAAGGTTCCGACCCGCTGCCCGGCGACATCGTAGAGCGCGAAGCGTTCGCTATCATGGCCCGGGATCGTGGTAAAAGAAGCGAAGGGGTTGGGCACAGTGTTCAGCTCCATTACCGGCTTCCGTCTGTCCCCTAGATCATTCTCTTCCACGCCCGTCCCCGGATTACCTGTCGGATTGCACTTATAAACGATCTCAAAGTTCTCAGAAGGATCCCAGCGGTTGTCTTCCCAGACAACATGAACCATAGAGTCTGATATTGCCAGAGATGGTTTACGTGAGAACCTTATGGCATTTGTCAGGCGGGTATCCGCGCTCCAGGTTGTGCCCCGATCCGTTGAAAACTTGTAGTAGATTTCCATGTTCCCGTCCCTGTTGTCATTCCAGACGACATGCACGTTTGATCCGGAAACCGCGACCGATGGGTAAACCGACCAGTTGGAATTATCGGTCAATCTGGCGTCGTTTTCCCAGGTGGTTCCGTTATCAGTGGAGCGCTTGTAATAAATCTCCATGTTACCGTCGCGGTAATCCCGCCAGACGGCATGAACGTCAGAACCAGAAGCCGCAATAGAAGTGAAATCCGAGTTCGAAGGCGCATTGGTCATGCGGAGATCCGCATCCCAGGTTGTTCCATTGTCGGTCGATCGTTTGTCGTAAATCTCTCCGTTACCGTCCCGGTCATCCGGCCAGACGACATGCACATTATTACCGGAAACCGCGACCGACGGATACCAGGACTCAGCAGCATCCGTGGTCAAACGCGTGTCCGCTCCCCAGCTCACCCCTCCATCGGTTGAATGTTTGTAGTAGATCTCGTAACACCCGCCATCCCGGTTATCACGCCAGACCACATGGACTTGCGTGCCCGTAACAGTCATTGATGGATAATACGATGAGGAGTCGTCCTGAGTCAGCGGAATATCAGCGCCCCATGTTGCTCCACAGTCCGGGGAACGCTTATAATAAATTTCAGGATTTCCGTCCCGGCCGTCACACCAGACAACATGAACAATGGATCCTGCAACCGCGACCGAGGGAGAGTCTGCATAGGTATCAACAGGGTGATTTGTAAGCCGGGTGTCCGGGCTCCAGGTTATGCCCGCGTCCGTAGAGCGCTTATAATAAATGTCAAAAAAGGTGTTATCCCGGTCGTCATAGAAGACGACGTGAATCGTATCTCCGTTAGCCGCAACACACCAGGCATTGTTGTATGAAGTGTAAGATATGTTGGTGTCGAATGTCAGCTGTGAGTCGGGTTCCCACTGAGCAAAAAGCGGCACCGCAATCACCAGCGTGAAGATCACGCCAGATGCTATGGGTTTGAAAATCCGGGAAGGGGAAATCCCGTAATGAAGAAAAATGAAAGATTTCATGGTAAACCTCCTTTTCGACAATACATACTTATCTCACCTTCACGAGCCGCACGGATTTATTTCCACCGTTCGCTGGCTTGAGAAAGTAAACTCCGGGCGTCAGGTTCTCACCGATCCGGTCGCCGCGCTCCGTGCCGATCCGCTGTCCTGCGACATCGTAGACCACGAAGCGCTCGTTCTCATGGCCCGGGATCGTGGCAAAAGAAATGAAGGGATTAGGGACCACATTGTATTGCCCGGCCAACCTTAGTAACGAGTATCCTGTTTCCGATTCCACCCCTATGGGCGGACTGCCATTTCTGGAATAAAAGATGGATCCACCATCGACGGTGTTGCCGTTTCCAAATACCAGATGGATTATTGTGTCAGTATTCGAAACAGCTATTGCAGGATGGTCATATCCTAAAGAATCCGGTGGCGCAAGGATGAGCGTATCCTTCGACCAGGTAGCGCCATTGTTTGTTGAACATCCATAAAAGATTCCCAAATTTCCACTCGACCACGCATATGCCATACAAGCCACATGAACGTTTGAGCCCAAAGCGGTTACCGTCGATTGTTCTGCGTGAAGCGTGTCAGGTACTAACCGAACCCAGGGGCTCCAGGTGACTCCCTGGTCTGTCGAGCGCATGTAATAGAGATACTGCCACAAAGTGTCGCCGCCCGTATCTTCCCAGACAATATGAACATTCGACCCGCTGGAAGCAATTGTGGGACGGGGTAGAAAATAGAATGAATAGGCGCCGTAGGTAAGCCGGGTATCTGGAAACCAGGTGGCTCCGTTGTTGGTTGAACGTTTGAAATATACTTCATGGCTTAAGCCCTGGTCACGAAAATCCTGCCATGTAACATACACGCTGTTTCCTGAAGCAGAGACCGAGGGACGGGGGTCTTCGTAATAATCGGTTCTCGCAGGGCAAAGGCTATCTTCATTGAACCAGGTCGCTCCGTTATCCGTTGAGCGCCGATAATAAATATACCAGTACCCGGGTCCGCCATGAAGACGCCTGTCTGCCCAGACAACGTGAACATTGGATCCGGCGACGGCAATGGACGGCATGTGAGCCCAGGGTGTACTGCCTGAAAAGTTGATCTGAGCAGACCAACTAACGCCGCCGTTGGTCGAGCGTTTGTAATAGAGCGGACCTTCTGCATCCTCCCAGACGACATGGACATAGGGGCCTGAAGCTGCGATCGCGGGACAATCGGTCCAACCGTCAACATTGGTAGAGAGCTGGACACCCTGGGACCAGGTAGTCCCGTAATTATTGGAGCGCTTGTAATAGATTTCTCCAGGGATTCCTCCGTTGTCTGGATTCCACCAGACAACATGAAGTGTTCCAGCCTGGCCAGCCGCAATGCCTCGGGCATTACTAAAGGGCAACAAGGCCGTGTCTTGAACGATGCATACCGGCGGTTCCCAGTCTGCGCGTGCCATCGAGGGCATGAAGATTACGGCGCAGCAAAGGATCATCAAAGGATAAAAATATTTCATGTCAAACCTCCTTTTTTTTGCGGACGTATCTCATTGTCACATTTTTTTCTGCCTTACTGAGATTACTTTCCACGATGATATTATATTCACAAAGTCCAATGAATATCCAATGAAGGCAACCCATTTAATGTAAAAGACTTGAAATTTAAGAATAAAGCTGATATAATAGCAATATGGACGACCTTCGCCAATTGCTCTTCGAAAAGGGGCGTGTCGGGAAGGTGCTGAAAACCCTCAAATATTCCGGCCTTCCAGACCCTGCATCCGATCCTTCACGTGCCCTGCTCTATGGCCACGCTCTTTGTCTTTTTGGTGATTATCAGCAGGCGTTGAAGATTTATACCGCGGTTCCACCTGACGATGGTAATGAGGCGGAGCGACTTTGGGGCCTTGGTAACGCATCGCTCAGATTGGGAAACCTTAACCAGGTCGGACCTCTCTTAAATAAAGCCTTGAGCAGGAACGTGCCGAGCTGGCTTGGTCCGCAAATATTCATTTCCTTAGTTACCTTTCACATCAATCTAGGACAATTCGAGGAAGCGGAAAGCGCCATCGAGAAGGGGGTGGAGACCGCCCAGCGGGGAAACTTTTTGATCGATCAATTGATCCTGGAAGGCAACCGGGGAGTTGTCAAAATTTGCCAGGGGGATTATGAGGACGCGGCATTTCGTTTTGAAAATGTTGTCAAACCCCTGCTGATCCGGGATTCAGTTCTTGCCGCGGCTCACTTTTTGATCAACTTAAGCAGTGTTTACCAGACATTGGGTGCATCTGACAAGGCGGAAAAATGTTTGAACAAAGCCGAGGAGCTGATCGAGGAATCGGGAAGCCGAGGGCGGCTCGTCTTTCTTCGGCAGGTGCAGGGGAATTTTTGGATTGGTCAGAAATCGCTTCTCAGCAAAGCGGAATGGGCTTTTAAGGAAGCCCTGGACCTAATGCGAGAGCTTCCTGACGCTAAATTAGAAATCCATATCTCATGCAACCTGGCTAAAATTTATTTCGAAAAGGGAGACTTGAGCGCGGCCTTAGACCTGGTCGAAAGCGCTTTTGCCAGAGCTCGGGAAAAGGGGCTTTCTGTCATGTATGATCTCTGTCTTGTGCATCTGGGTAATTTTGCCCTCCGATCCGGGGAAACCGAAAAGGGCATTGCTTTACTATTGCAGGCTCGCGAGGCTTCCGAATCCATTAAAAAGTGGAATTTTTACGTTTTCGAAGCACTGCATCTGGCTGAAGGGTACGCAGAGCTCAACAAGAGGGATCGAGCGCTCGAATGGTTAAAGAAATGTATCGCGGGAGCCAAGCAATACCACATGGCTTCAGCCTTGTACGATGAGAAAGACGTTCTGACTGTGTTGTTACTCAAGATTGGTCAGGATTTGCTCCCCACGGAATTTTTAAGCCGATTGATTATCCAGCTTCGTAACCCGGTTCTCCTGAAACGGCTCCTTCAGCATAAACCTGAAGGGAAAGTCAATTTTCTCCGCGCCCTGAAGGTCCACGACGCCCGTTATTTCCGCGCGCAACTTACCAAGCTCAAAGACGACCCGGTGAAAGAAGTACGCCAGACATCCCGTCTTCTTCTTAAGGGGTGGCAGCAACATGCCGGGTACCGGGTATATACGCTCGGGTCCTTTCGAGTTTTTCTTGAAGGTAAGATGTTCACGCATAAGGACTGGATCCTTCCCGGAGTCGAAAGGTTGTTTCTTTTCTTCATCACTCACCCCGATGAATGGCACACTACCGATTCACTCCTTGAGACTCTTTGGAGAGAACCTCACCCCAAAAAAACCTTGAAGGTCTTGAACAACCTATACTCCTACCTGAGGAGCGTCTTTGAGCCCTGGCACCTGCATGACATGGACTACGTTTTCTTTCAGAGCCGGCGCGGAGCTTACAGCTTTTTTCCCGGTGAGCGATTCTGGATTGATTCGCAGGTGTTCCTGGGCACAACTAAAAGCGCTGAGAAAGGCTTTTTTTCAAAAAATTTGAAAGAAACCCGGAAAGCCTATCGAGAAGCACTGGATCTATATCAAGGAGACTACCTGAAGGAATACCCTTACGAGGATTGGTTGAATCAGAGTAGAGATTACCTGAAAGAGGTTTATTTCCGTTCGGTCTTGCGATATGCAACCCTGGAGCGGGAGTCTGGAAACCTCTCGGAGTCCAGAAGGGTTTTGGAAGACGCCCTGTTCAAGGATCCATCCCGCAGCGGGTGTGCGGCGCTGCTGATACATGTTTTGGTTCAAATGAAGCTTTCTCAAGAGGCTAAGGACTGGGGCCAGCGGCATGTCGCCTATATGAAGAAAGAACTTAAGGAAAAACCTGCCCCGGAGGTTGTGGAAGCGCTAAGCAGGCTGGCAATGAAACAAAGCTGAAAAGTCGGCTGTCCCGTGACAAAACACGCGGGATTAAACGAAAACCATTGTTTGTAAACTAAGACCCTGGATTATTAATCACGGACTTAGCCAATATTTTATGTGATAGAAGCTGCGGTCTACGTGACCTGAAATCGGTATTTTTTTAATAGAAACAAATAAGCGTAGATAAATACATCAAATTCGTGATTATCGTGCATCAAAATGACTGATTTGCGCCGGAATATAAGAAGAAAACCGATGCGTGAGGCTATTGAAAAGTACCTGGAAAAATGTATAATATTGGGTGGAAAAGAAAGCGAAAAGTCATAATAATGTAACCGATCCAAAAACGATCTTTAATCCGGTCTTATTCTGGGATGCCGGTGACGTCGATCCTGTCCGCAACGCCGGCTACGTGATCAGCCGCGTGATGAATTTCGGTGACTGGCATGATATTAAAATGTTGAATAGCCTTTACGCGATATCAAAACTGATCGAAACTGTGAAAAAAAACCGGAGTTTGCTACCCCAGGCCGGCAAATATTGGGCGGTCCGTTTCAACATCCCGATACGGGAGGTCGCGTGTTTGAAGAAGTACTACCAGTAAACGCCGCTTCGATCCTGCAACGGATCGCTCCCCATCTCAAAGATTTTTATCTGGCCGGCGGCACGGGCCTGGCGCTGCAATTAGGGCACCGAAAATCCGCGGATTTTGATTTTTTCAACGATCACCAATTCAATATTGACCTGCTAATCTCCCGGATCAGCCCGGATAAAATCCTCATGTCCACCGAAGGAA
This region includes:
- a CDS encoding exo-alpha-sialidase — its product is MKPLSSIYARCLPSQVFAFAAYGALAALILAVPLFGQWESDVRLTYDDSLSLMSMNNARCIAAGPNGAIHVVWYDTRDAGEYAEEVYYTRSTDCGTTWSADLRLSASDGYRSWRPSVCVEGSNVHVAWYDEHSGSPGIFYKLSSDGGLTWTLEIPLGTGFQWPPSIAAYGSYIHVVWVAIGQNSHTEIRYNRSSDGGVSWSGAIKLTNPDSSQENDGLPSVSASGSNINVIWQRYNSTYNYNICFKHSSDQGVTWSQDENLLPWHLTLYPCHALSDSIIHVVWLDAVPSGQIYYKRSIDHGMTWLQEEQLSDSIYRTNFPTIAASGLNVHVVWEGTPEGYPGSNIYYKFSSDGGATWSAQSVLTTDTISGAGLYPSIAVGDTMVHMVWQDGRHGHPYTGNREIYYKRNPTGNALGINENSADRMPQIPTRLIAFPNPFTSFTTVTGYEKNSFALYDVAGQRVGTFRGDRIGQGLSAGVYFLRLDGNDAESKKIVKLR
- a CDS encoding exo-alpha-sialidase; the encoded protein is MKSFIFLHYGISPSRIFKPIASGVIFTLVIAVPLFAQWEPDSQLTFDTNISYTSYNNAWCVAANGDTIHVVFYDDRDNTFFDIYYKRSTDAGITWSPDTRLTNHPVDTYADSPSVAVAGSIVHVVWCDGRDGNPEIYYKRSPDCGATWGADIPLTQDDSSSYYPSMTVTGTQVHVVWRDNRDGGCYEIYYKHSTDGGVSWGADTRLTTDAAESWYPSVAVSGNNVHVVWPDDRDGNGEIYDKRSTDNGTTWDADLRMTNAPSNSDFTSIAASGSDVHAVWRDYRDGNMEIYYKRSTDNGTTWENDARLTDNSNWSVYPSVAVSGSNVHVVWNDNRDGNMEIYYKFSTDRGTTWSADTRLTNAIRFSRKPSLAISDSMVHVVWEDNRWDPSENFEIVYKCNPTGNPGTGVEENDLGDRRKPVMELNTVPNPFASFTTIPGHDSERFALYDVAGQRVGTFRGDRIGEGLVAGIYFVKPECGNGNTVRIVKIR
- a CDS encoding BTAD domain-containing putative transcriptional regulator, producing MDDLRQLLFEKGRVGKVLKTLKYSGLPDPASDPSRALLYGHALCLFGDYQQALKIYTAVPPDDGNEAERLWGLGNASLRLGNLNQVGPLLNKALSRNVPSWLGPQIFISLVTFHINLGQFEEAESAIEKGVETAQRGNFLIDQLILEGNRGVVKICQGDYEDAAFRFENVVKPLLIRDSVLAAAHFLINLSSVYQTLGASDKAEKCLNKAEELIEESGSRGRLVFLRQVQGNFWIGQKSLLSKAEWAFKEALDLMRELPDAKLEIHISCNLAKIYFEKGDLSAALDLVESAFARAREKGLSVMYDLCLVHLGNFALRSGETEKGIALLLQAREASESIKKWNFYVFEALHLAEGYAELNKRDRALEWLKKCIAGAKQYHMASALYDEKDVLTVLLLKIGQDLLPTEFLSRLIIQLRNPVLLKRLLQHKPEGKVNFLRALKVHDARYFRAQLTKLKDDPVKEVRQTSRLLLKGWQQHAGYRVYTLGSFRVFLEGKMFTHKDWILPGVERLFLFFITHPDEWHTTDSLLETLWREPHPKKTLKVLNNLYSYLRSVFEPWHLHDMDYVFFQSRRGAYSFFPGERFWIDSQVFLGTTKSAEKGFFSKNLKETRKAYREALDLYQGDYLKEYPYEDWLNQSRDYLKEVYFRSVLRYATLERESGNLSESRRVLEDALFKDPSRSGCAALLIHVLVQMKLSQEAKDWGQRHVAYMKKELKEKPAPEVVEALSRLAMKQS